The Bacilli bacterium genome has a window encoding:
- a CDS encoding methyltransferase domain-containing protein, giving the protein MKNGEKNQTEVIRKRYDRIAAMFNMMDGRLMRQWKKEMLAEVTGNVLEVGIGAGANLPHYANHVTLTGIDFSPNMLKFAARKAEELHMQVTLREMDIEHLAFADGTFDYVVATCVFCSVPDPVAGLRELRRVCKPDGKILLLEHMRSENPVTGLLMDALNPLVVRLSGANINRRTLDHIEKAGLTIESNERLMSTIVRRLAVKP; this is encoded by the coding sequence ATGAAAAACGGGGAAAAAAACCAAACGGAAGTGATCCGGAAACGGTACGACCGCATTGCCGCCATGTTCAATATGATGGATGGCCGCTTGATGCGGCAGTGGAAAAAAGAAATGCTGGCTGAGGTAACGGGGAATGTGCTGGAAGTCGGCATCGGCGCCGGCGCAAATTTACCGCATTATGCGAATCATGTCACGCTGACCGGCATCGACTTTAGCCCCAACATGCTGAAGTTTGCCGCGCGCAAAGCGGAGGAGCTGCACATGCAGGTGACTTTGCGGGAAATGGACATCGAACATCTCGCGTTTGCCGACGGCACATTCGATTATGTCGTGGCGACGTGTGTGTTTTGTTCCGTTCCCGACCCGGTTGCCGGATTGCGGGAATTGCGCCGCGTATGCAAACCGGACGGCAAAATTTTGCTGCTGGAGCACATGCGCAGCGAAAATCCCGTCACGGGATTGTTGATGGATGCGCTAAATCCGCTCGTCGTGCGCTTAAGCGGCGCCAATATCAATCGTCGTACGTTGGATCATATCGAAAAAGCCGGGCTAACCATCGAAAGCAACGAGCGC
- the folB gene encoding dihydroneopterin aldolase, producing MKQNSDIIFLEGLEVECIIGIFDWEREQKQTVRIDLEMFTDIHPAAKSDRIEDALNYKTVAKAIIKMVEESQFYLLEKMAEEIANICLNRFQIAKIRLKVSKPGAIRGSKNVGILIERERQA from the coding sequence ATGAAGCAAAATTCGGACATTATTTTTCTGGAAGGATTGGAAGTGGAATGCATCATCGGCATTTTCGATTGGGAAAGAGAACAAAAACAAACGGTCAGAATCGACCTGGAAATGTTCACTGACATTCATCCCGCCGCCAAGTCCGACCGAATCGAGGATGCGCTCAATTACAAAACCGTGGCAAAAGCAATCATCAAGATGGTGGAAGAAAGCCAATTTTATTTGCTTGAGAAAATGGCGGAAGAAATCGCCAATATTTGCCTGAACCGGTTCCAAATCGCCAAAATCAGGCTGAAGGTAAGCAAGCCGGGAGCAATCCGCGGTTCGAAAAATGTCGGGATCTTGATTGAAAGGGAGCGGCAAGCGTGA